From one Streptomyces sp. SCSIO 30461 genomic stretch:
- a CDS encoding acetaldehyde dehydrogenase (acetylating), translated as MAAEQRRRVAVLGAGLIGIELADRIARSPQLELALVAGRDQDSLGLLRAAEMGYPTTAGGVHAVVDAGPFDVVFDATNADSHAEHWAALRPTRAKLIDLTPTGLGTAIVPGATSHRAAAHRHLNLVSCGGQASIPVLHAIAQHCTPTYIEVVSTGASASAGRATRLNLDQYIATTSTAIRTFTGTRDVKVMVNLSPARPAPPFRVAMTVLADGIRPAPVRTRIEAAAQAVRAYAPGFTVTSLAVEPGRISVVVEVTACGGRLPRHAGSVDIINAAAVLLAEQTAISR; from the coding sequence ATGGCTGCTGAACAACGACGTCGCGTCGCCGTACTCGGCGCCGGTCTGATCGGGATCGAGCTCGCCGACAGGATCGCCCGATCCCCCCAGCTGGAACTGGCCCTGGTGGCAGGCCGCGACCAGGACAGCCTGGGCCTTTTGCGGGCTGCCGAGATGGGCTATCCGACCACCGCTGGCGGAGTCCACGCCGTCGTGGACGCCGGACCCTTCGACGTAGTCTTCGACGCCACCAACGCCGACAGTCACGCCGAGCACTGGGCGGCTCTGCGTCCGACCCGGGCGAAGCTGATCGACCTGACCCCCACAGGGCTCGGGACGGCCATCGTCCCGGGCGCCACCAGCCACCGTGCGGCGGCCCACCGGCACCTGAACCTGGTCAGCTGCGGCGGGCAGGCATCCATCCCGGTCCTGCACGCCATCGCCCAGCACTGCACCCCCACCTACATCGAGGTGGTCTCCACCGGGGCCAGTGCGAGCGCCGGCCGGGCCACCCGCCTCAACCTCGACCAGTACATCGCCACCACCTCGACCGCGATCCGCACCTTCACCGGAACTCGGGACGTGAAGGTGATGGTCAACCTCAGCCCCGCCCGCCCCGCCCCGCCGTTCCGGGTAGCCATGACCGTCCTCGCCGACGGCATCCGCCCCGCCCCGGTACGCACGCGCATCGAGGCCGCGGCCCAGGCGGTGCGCGCCTACGCGCCTGGGTTCACGGTGACTTCCCTCGCCGTGGAGCCAGGCCGGATCTCAGTCGTGGTCGAGGTAACTGCCTGCGGCGGACGACTTCCCCGCCACGCTGGAAGCGTCGACATCATCAACGCCGCCGCTGTGCTGCTGGCCGAGCAGACGGCCATCTCTCGATGA
- a CDS encoding IS5 family transposase (programmed frameshift), whose amino-acid sequence MGADLSRRLVPDGLWELVGPLLPSFKSRPQGGGTAPCDERAVFTAVVYVLTSGCAWRHLPETFGVSPATAHRRFTVWTEAGLWRRLHRAVLDQLGARGEVDWSSAIADAASVRAKKGGSLTGPNPVDRGKKGSKLHVLSEAQGIPLVVAVSAANTNDTLGLKPLIRGIPAVRSRRGPRRHRPGKLRADKAYFSAEHLAWLRERRIVPRIARPGIESSERLGRHRWKIERSIAWLFGYRRLTVRYERKGSHFLAFLGLAAALTCYKKLTKITT is encoded by the exons GTGGGTGCTGATCTGTCGCGGCGGCTGGTTCCTGACGGGCTGTGGGAATTGGTTGGACCGTTGCTACCGTCGTTCAAGTCCCGTCCGCAGGGCGGCGGGACTGCTCCGTGTGATGAGCGGGCCGTGTTCACCGCGGTCGTGTATGTACTGACCAGCGGGTGCGCCTGGCGGCACCTTCCCGAGACGTTCGGCGTGTCGCCCGCGACAGCCCATCGCCGGTTCACCGTATGGACCGAGGCGGGCCTGTGGCGCCGACTGCACCGCGCGGTACTGGACCAACTCGGCGCCCGGGGCGAGGTGGACTGGTCTTCGGCGATCGCCGACGCGGCGAGTGTGCGGGCGA AAAAGGGGGGTTCGCTGACCGGACCGAATCCGGTCGATCGCGGTAAGAAGGGCAGCAAACTGCACGTGCTGTCCGAGGCCCAAGGCATCCCCCTTGTCGTCGCGGTGTCCGCCGCGAACACGAACGACACGCTGGGACTGAAGCCGCTGATCCGCGGGATACCAGCGGTCCGCTCCCGACGAGGCCCCCGCCGGCACCGCCCGGGAAAGCTCCGCGCGGACAAGGCGTACTTCTCCGCCGAACACCTCGCCTGGCTCCGCGAGCGCCGCATCGTCCCGCGCATCGCACGGCCAGGCATCGAATCGAGCGAACGGCTCGGCCGCCACCGCTGGAAGATCGAACGATCCATCGCCTGGCTCTTCGGCTACCGCCGCCTCACCGTCCGGTACGAACGCAAGGGCTCCCACTTTCTCGCCTTCCTTGGTCTTGCAGCCGCCCTGACCTGCTACAAGAAACTCACCAAGATCACCACATGA
- a CDS encoding beta-ketoacyl-ACP synthase III, with protein MTRAAVVAAVGSVLPAFVVSNEDLTARLDTTDEWIRSRTGITRRHVAGQEQSTADLAVRAATQALAACDSATVDALVLATTTPDRCCPATAPTVATRLGLTSIPAFDLAAGCTGFLYAMATGAGLIAADTTRTVLVIGADRLASLPHPEDRTTVPLFGDGAGAMLLRSGNVGEPGALGPVVLGSDGAGADLIRAEHPGALHMDGADVFRHAVHHMSGASRQAVAAAGWDLADVDRLVPHQANHRITSFVARQLAIPDGCLLSNVADVGNTGAASIPLLLAQAATEGWLKPGHRTLLTAFGAGLTWGALTLTWPDLSRTRLPEEAP; from the coding sequence ATGACCCGGGCCGCCGTGGTGGCCGCAGTCGGCTCCGTGCTCCCCGCATTCGTCGTTTCCAACGAGGACCTGACCGCGCGCCTGGACACCACCGACGAGTGGATCCGCTCACGGACCGGAATCACCCGCAGGCACGTCGCCGGGCAGGAGCAGTCCACCGCCGACCTCGCCGTCCGGGCCGCCACACAGGCTCTCGCCGCCTGCGATTCGGCCACGGTGGACGCCCTGGTCCTCGCCACGACCACGCCTGACCGCTGCTGCCCAGCCACCGCGCCCACCGTCGCCACCCGCCTCGGACTCACCAGCATTCCCGCCTTCGACCTCGCCGCCGGCTGCACCGGCTTCCTCTACGCGATGGCCACCGGCGCCGGACTCATCGCCGCCGACACCACGCGCACGGTCCTCGTCATCGGGGCGGACCGCCTGGCCAGCCTCCCCCACCCCGAAGACCGCACCACCGTCCCCCTATTCGGCGACGGTGCTGGTGCGATGCTGCTCCGCAGCGGCAACGTGGGCGAGCCAGGGGCGCTGGGGCCGGTGGTGCTGGGCAGCGACGGTGCTGGTGCGGACCTGATCCGTGCCGAGCATCCCGGGGCCCTGCACATGGATGGAGCCGACGTCTTTCGCCATGCGGTCCACCACATGTCCGGCGCCTCCAGACAGGCAGTCGCCGCCGCCGGGTGGGACCTTGCGGACGTCGACCGCCTCGTACCGCATCAGGCCAACCACCGCATCACATCCTTCGTCGCTCGCCAGCTCGCAATTCCCGACGGCTGTCTGCTCAGCAATGTGGCCGATGTCGGCAACACGGGCGCCGCGTCCATCCCCCTCCTCCTGGCTCAGGCCGCCACCGAGGGTTGGCTCAAGCCCGGGCACCGCACCCTGCTTACTGCGTTCGGCGCTGGACTGACCTGGGGCGCCCTCACCCTCACCTGGCCCGACCTCTCACGCACCCGCCTTCCGGAGGAAGCCCCATGA
- a CDS encoding NUDIX domain-containing protein — protein MTETLPPAGIDLFDVERLLLAEAAEPPLPPQDAEARDRVWDTAVRANPTLFDGPVVACGGLEQSGPRILRLSWVRVTYRHYALRRVPGATALPSLFVNVVQPTVDGRVLAARMSPSTAAPGRWQLPGGSVEPPQDGAVLDESALAGQAARELAEELGVEAVPDDLQLWVVTRGENGSIGLTYLAPALPEATLRAEFTAAVAAERVQGREPELDDIALVRSPDELAGLAGPHADYLEPIVRRFSVGQ, from the coding sequence GTGACTGAGACGCTGCCCCCTGCGGGCATTGACCTCTTCGACGTTGAACGGCTCCTGCTGGCCGAAGCCGCAGAGCCGCCGCTGCCGCCCCAGGATGCTGAGGCCCGGGACCGGGTGTGGGACACGGCGGTGCGGGCCAACCCGACTCTCTTTGACGGGCCTGTGGTGGCGTGTGGGGGACTGGAGCAGTCCGGCCCGCGCATCCTGCGCCTTTCCTGGGTGCGTGTGACGTACCGGCACTACGCCTTGCGTCGCGTTCCGGGCGCCACCGCGCTGCCGTCGCTGTTCGTGAACGTCGTCCAGCCGACCGTCGATGGTCGTGTGCTGGCGGCGAGGATGTCGCCGTCCACTGCCGCTCCGGGCCGTTGGCAGTTGCCGGGCGGGTCTGTGGAGCCTCCGCAGGATGGGGCGGTGCTTGACGAGTCGGCGCTGGCCGGCCAAGCCGCACGCGAGCTTGCCGAGGAGCTGGGAGTCGAAGCGGTGCCCGATGACCTGCAGTTGTGGGTCGTTACCCGTGGCGAGAACGGCAGTATCGGCCTGACTTACCTTGCTCCGGCCCTGCCCGAGGCAACGCTGCGCGCAGAATTTACTGCGGCTGTGGCAGCCGAGCGAGTCCAGGGCCGCGAACCTGAACTCGATGACATCGCCTTGGTGCGTTCACCTGACGAACTGGCCGGGCTCGCTGGTCCGCACGCGGACTATCTGGAGCCGATCGTCCGCCGCTTCTCCGTGGGCCAATAG
- a CDS encoding CoA ester lyase — translation MTHTSRGPGRAWIITPGLHTDRFVSAQNSGAAVAVVDIEDSVALADKQTARTSSEIFFAVDEPPCTLGIRMNSLTTLDGLKDLVALAAYTTRPDLIVVPKVESPRDIELVAAALDADGYTPDIWALVESPRAFDHLPQIMRAPRLGGVIFGSADYAAAVRCGLGWDALRYARSALINAATAADIPAIDAPTWEIDDPDTLRRDAERAKELGFYGKGCVHPRHVEMINDVFTPTAEEVAQARTIMAAADASGGTVTTVNGQMRGTPFFNAARALIAEADRTA, via the coding sequence ATGACTCACACCAGCCGCGGGCCCGGACGGGCCTGGATCATCACCCCCGGCCTGCACACAGACCGCTTCGTCAGCGCGCAAAACTCCGGCGCCGCGGTCGCAGTAGTCGACATCGAGGACTCCGTCGCCCTGGCCGACAAGCAGACCGCCCGCACCTCCTCCGAGATCTTCTTCGCCGTCGATGAGCCTCCGTGCACCCTCGGCATCCGGATGAACAGCCTCACCACGCTCGACGGCCTCAAGGACCTCGTCGCCCTTGCCGCCTACACGACCCGGCCCGACCTGATCGTGGTCCCCAAGGTGGAGTCCCCCCGCGACATCGAGCTCGTCGCCGCCGCCCTCGACGCCGACGGCTATACCCCCGACATCTGGGCCCTGGTCGAAAGCCCCCGTGCCTTCGACCACCTCCCCCAGATCATGAGGGCACCCCGTCTCGGCGGCGTCATCTTCGGCTCCGCGGACTACGCCGCCGCCGTCCGCTGTGGCCTGGGCTGGGATGCCCTCCGCTACGCCCGATCGGCCCTCATCAACGCCGCCACCGCCGCGGACATCCCCGCCATCGACGCCCCCACCTGGGAAATCGACGACCCCGACACCCTGCGCCGTGACGCTGAACGGGCCAAGGAACTCGGCTTCTACGGCAAGGGCTGCGTCCACCCCCGCCACGTCGAGATGATCAACGACGTCTTCACACCCACCGCCGAAGAAGTCGCCCAGGCCCGCACGATCATGGCAGCCGCCGACGCCAGCGGCGGAACGGTGACCACCGTGAACGGGCAGATGCGCGGCACCCCCTTCTTCAACGCCGCCCGTGCGCTCATCGCCGAAGCGGACCGCACGGCATGA
- the dmpG gene encoding 4-hydroxy-2-oxovalerate aldolase: MNSSTPDDRPRIILHDPTLRDGHHAVGHQLDADQLRAYAVAANAAGVPVVEVGHGNGLGASSLQIGRALLDDATMLTTVREALASSRMGVFMAPGWGTSEDLAAAVRHGADVVRIAAHCTEADVTERHLGTARAIGAEAQGVLLMSHMASPGHLAEQCALMVKYGAQAVGIMDSAGHYLPGDVIERVRAIADAVDVPVIFHGHNNLGLAVANSLAAVDAGASVIDATARGFGAGAGNTQIEALVAVLDRRGFDTGIGLREILSAADVAADRLMKAPPSIDSIAVASGLAGVFSGFKRPVLAAARAQGVDVIDLFLALGERQIVAGQEDLIGDVARQLKAGTR; encoded by the coding sequence ATGAACAGCAGCACGCCGGACGACCGGCCCCGCATCATCCTTCACGATCCGACCCTGCGTGATGGTCACCACGCGGTCGGCCACCAGCTCGATGCCGATCAGCTCCGCGCCTACGCCGTCGCCGCGAATGCCGCCGGGGTGCCGGTCGTGGAAGTCGGCCACGGCAACGGACTGGGCGCCTCCAGCCTCCAGATCGGCCGCGCCCTGCTCGACGACGCCACCATGCTGACCACCGTCCGCGAGGCCCTCGCCTCGTCGAGGATGGGCGTGTTCATGGCCCCCGGCTGGGGCACCTCCGAGGACCTCGCAGCCGCCGTCCGCCACGGCGCCGACGTCGTACGCATCGCCGCGCACTGCACCGAGGCCGATGTCACCGAACGCCACCTCGGAACCGCCCGCGCCATCGGTGCCGAAGCCCAGGGCGTCCTGCTCATGAGCCACATGGCCAGCCCCGGCCACCTCGCTGAGCAGTGCGCCCTCATGGTGAAGTACGGCGCGCAGGCCGTCGGCATCATGGATTCTGCCGGTCACTACCTCCCCGGCGACGTCATCGAGCGCGTCCGCGCCATCGCTGACGCCGTGGACGTGCCGGTGATCTTCCACGGCCACAACAACCTGGGCTTGGCCGTGGCGAATTCGCTGGCCGCCGTGGACGCGGGGGCGTCCGTCATCGATGCGACCGCCCGCGGGTTCGGCGCCGGAGCGGGTAACACCCAGATCGAAGCCCTCGTGGCCGTCCTCGACCGGCGCGGCTTCGACACCGGGATCGGCCTGCGCGAGATCCTGTCCGCCGCCGACGTCGCCGCCGACCGTCTGATGAAGGCCCCGCCGTCCATCGACTCGATCGCCGTGGCCAGCGGACTGGCTGGGGTGTTCTCCGGCTTTAAGCGACCGGTCCTGGCGGCCGCCCGTGCCCAGGGTGTCGACGTCATCGACCTGTTCCTCGCCCTCGGGGAGCGGCAGATCGTCGCCGGGCAGGAAGACCTGATCGGTGATGTCGCCCGGCAGCTCAAGGCGGGCACGCGATGA
- a CDS encoding acyl carrier protein — MTGDLARILTDDLNLPSDHLTDDASLDHAGFDSLAVVELSVLLHGRYGIDISDGDIKAAATLGQLDRLITTKRDER, encoded by the coding sequence ATGACCGGTGACCTCGCTCGCATCCTGACCGACGACCTCAACCTGCCCAGCGACCACCTGACCGACGATGCCAGCCTCGACCACGCCGGATTCGACTCCCTCGCTGTTGTCGAACTCTCCGTCCTCCTTCACGGCCGGTACGGCATCGACATCAGCGACGGCGACATCAAGGCCGCCGCCACTCTCGGCCAGCTCGACCGCCTCATCACCACCAAGCGCGACGAAAGGTGA
- a CDS encoding fumarylacetoacetate hydrolase family protein — protein sequence MHERDDLWIAAAASALLAAECERVPIDALTLRRPDLPVETAYRVQAATVKRRVAGGARIVGHKAGATSQAIQEQGGVDEPDSGLLLDDMVLPTGSTLPWAVLMQPRVEAEIAFRLGSDLAGPHVSVEEARGAVAEVLLALEVIDTRYSSWQITIADSIADNASCGRVVTGPPVPLVAGMDLAAEPLVVSVNGTAVATGEGRAVLGDPLRVLAWLAGRLHCFGDGLRSGQLVLAGAVHASFPLEAQSTVYARSPHLPPVELHVS from the coding sequence ATGCACGAACGTGATGACCTCTGGATCGCCGCCGCTGCGTCGGCTTTGCTAGCGGCGGAGTGTGAGCGAGTGCCGATTGACGCACTGACGCTGCGGCGGCCCGACCTGCCGGTGGAGACCGCCTACCGCGTCCAAGCCGCCACGGTGAAGCGACGTGTCGCGGGCGGTGCCCGCATCGTCGGCCACAAGGCCGGCGCGACCTCCCAGGCCATCCAGGAACAGGGGGGCGTCGACGAGCCCGACTCCGGCCTTCTCCTGGACGACATGGTGCTGCCCACCGGAAGCACCCTGCCCTGGGCTGTGCTGATGCAGCCGCGGGTGGAGGCGGAGATCGCCTTCCGGCTCGGCAGCGACCTGGCGGGGCCCCATGTCAGCGTCGAGGAAGCCCGGGGCGCGGTGGCAGAGGTGCTCCTCGCCCTGGAGGTGATCGACACCCGGTACTCGAGCTGGCAGATCACCATCGCCGACAGCATCGCCGACAACGCGTCCTGCGGGCGGGTGGTCACCGGACCGCCGGTGCCCTTGGTGGCGGGCATGGACCTGGCGGCCGAACCTCTGGTCGTCAGCGTCAACGGAACCGCGGTCGCCACGGGGGAGGGGCGGGCCGTGCTCGGTGACCCGCTCCGTGTCCTGGCGTGGCTTGCCGGGAGGCTGCACTGCTTCGGCGACGGTCTGCGGTCCGGTCAGTTGGTCCTGGCGGGGGCTGTTCACGCGAGCTTCCCGTTGGAGGCCCAGAGCACGGTCTACGCCCGCTCGCCGCACCTGCCGCCGGTCGAACTGCACGTGAGTTAG
- the eis gene encoding GNAT family N-acetyltransferase: protein MNQQLTFTPADDNLWEQYDQLATRAYGHPIGDITHLREHADLQVAIRGSRVVAGGLGLLVDQFFGGAPVPSACLGDGCVAPEERGDHLAADMTANRLRPLIDRGAVISTIVTSSTGYARRLGWEAPVDVLAWATSTDDLRRSFISEDFEVEHGLTDAAELLQQQLARQWNGPVHRPTWWTRWKQDKSNLTAYRFARPGHTTTGLLTLATKRHERHGMILVVHDFWAADQPTAAAMLAFLGRHNTRARTIEFRRGVLPPYPTLLHGLRHHRPTAEAWHPWMLRILDTPDAIRLRGWPTDLTAAVPIEIENPAGGSARWMLQIEDGAAEISPTHIHAQVTLTQRQLAVWYAGGYRSTTAARTAGVHAVSDDTLATLVRSTTQFEPWLPDHF, encoded by the coding sequence GTGAACCAGCAACTCACCTTCACCCCGGCCGATGACAACCTGTGGGAGCAGTACGACCAGCTCGCCACCCGCGCCTACGGCCACCCAATCGGCGATATCACCCACCTGCGCGAACATGCCGACCTCCAAGTCGCCATCCGCGGCAGCCGCGTCGTCGCCGGCGGCCTCGGCCTCCTCGTCGACCAGTTCTTCGGCGGCGCCCCCGTCCCCAGCGCCTGCCTCGGCGACGGCTGCGTGGCCCCCGAGGAGCGCGGCGACCACCTGGCAGCCGACATGACCGCCAATCGACTACGCCCTCTCATCGACCGCGGGGCGGTCATCTCCACTATCGTCACCTCCTCCACCGGCTACGCCCGGCGCCTCGGCTGGGAGGCCCCGGTCGACGTCCTCGCCTGGGCGACATCGACCGACGACCTCCGGCGGTCCTTCATCAGCGAGGACTTCGAGGTCGAGCACGGTCTCACCGACGCAGCCGAACTCCTCCAGCAGCAGCTCGCCCGGCAATGGAACGGACCCGTCCACCGGCCCACTTGGTGGACCCGGTGGAAGCAGGACAAGAGCAACCTCACCGCATACCGTTTCGCTCGCCCCGGCCACACCACTACCGGCCTGCTCACCCTGGCGACCAAACGACACGAGCGCCACGGCATGATCCTGGTCGTCCACGACTTCTGGGCCGCCGACCAGCCCACCGCTGCGGCCATGCTTGCCTTCCTCGGCCGCCACAACACCCGCGCCCGAACCATCGAGTTCCGCCGCGGGGTGCTCCCCCCGTACCCCACTCTGCTCCACGGCCTCCGCCACCACCGCCCAACCGCCGAAGCCTGGCACCCCTGGATGCTCCGCATCCTCGACACCCCCGACGCCATCCGCCTCCGCGGCTGGCCTACCGACCTCACCGCTGCCGTGCCGATCGAAATCGAGAATCCGGCTGGCGGCTCGGCCCGGTGGATGTTGCAGATCGAAGACGGAGCAGCCGAAATCTCTCCCACTCACATCCACGCGCAGGTGACCCTCACACAACGCCAGCTCGCGGTTTGGTACGCCGGCGGATACCGGTCCACCACCGCAGCCCGTACGGCCGGAGTCCACGCCGTATCGGATGACACGCTTGCGACCCTTGTCCGCAGCACGACACAGTTCGAGCCCTGGCTACCCGACCACTTCTAG
- a CDS encoding DNA topoisomerase, giving the protein MVAIVVAEKPSAARNMASALGGAKGSYKGTAFEVTSLRGHLYEFAQPHAMVDSSLADAYQKWDLGNLPWNPQDLSWKREPKKNVADVIKTLRSALNRGDEIVIATDLDPSGEGDLLFWEAIDELGLHGKRFSRMEFTDESIASIQKAFEQRRPVKSMRDEGNYRKAMYRSQWDFLSMQFTRIATAMGRQSGQDLVLRQGRLKSAMVSLVGDQQKAYDAYVKKPFFQNRFRDENDVMYTNPDEPRFDQKRQVTQQYGPSPVVLDSKAGKKTAPPKLLDLASLSSMLVGKGVKANLALSTYQKMYEDQAVSYPRTEDKTITPQQFKDLAPLVDKIAAVVGVDAGLLTHRQPRSTHVKPQGAHGANRPGPKVPSSLDEVEHKYGKAGRLIYEMLAKNYLAMLAEDYLYEQQRGHVEKYPDFVGIANVPKSAGWRAVFDPDAGDDTAEGDENESCKGLGHIAEPFIFEGANKRPEHPTMKWLMKQLEKRDVGTGATRTSIYSEVTNGRAKYPLLTEKGRKVRLAQAGKMSWRLLPGTRIGDLGLTEKVYADMRDIAAGTATAEERLAIVAEWVREDIATMTRNAASMRAELGLKEQVVPARAEGVWQAAPGGPKKVVFTKIWSGHEFSDDEVAKLLAGQTISFQTRSTEGKPFTATGALGVGDYKGRKFVGFQLKVPDRPTKWSGRTFTPAEVTALLAGQTLEIDDFVSARTGKTFGCKVRWDAKAKKIVPDFGSGDEPPRSWCQVTFTDAQRKDLAAGKTIQGTGFVSSQGKTFDARISWKEKGGKKRIVPTFG; this is encoded by the coding sequence GTGGTCGCGATCGTGGTGGCGGAGAAGCCGAGCGCAGCGAGGAACATGGCCAGCGCCCTCGGCGGGGCGAAGGGCAGCTACAAGGGCACGGCCTTCGAGGTGACGAGCCTGCGGGGTCATCTCTACGAGTTCGCCCAGCCACACGCGATGGTGGACTCCTCGCTCGCGGACGCTTATCAGAAGTGGGACCTGGGCAATCTGCCGTGGAACCCGCAGGATCTTTCATGGAAGCGCGAGCCGAAGAAGAACGTCGCCGACGTCATCAAGACTCTGCGTTCTGCGCTCAACCGCGGCGACGAAATCGTCATCGCCACGGACCTGGATCCGTCCGGCGAGGGTGACCTGCTTTTCTGGGAGGCGATCGACGAACTCGGCCTCCATGGCAAGCGGTTCAGCCGCATGGAGTTCACCGACGAGTCGATTGCCTCGATCCAGAAGGCCTTCGAGCAGCGCCGACCGGTGAAGTCCATGCGGGACGAGGGCAACTACCGCAAGGCGATGTACCGCTCGCAGTGGGACTTCCTCTCGATGCAGTTCACCCGTATCGCCACGGCGATGGGCCGCCAGTCCGGTCAGGACCTCGTACTGCGCCAAGGCCGGCTGAAGTCGGCGATGGTCTCTCTCGTCGGCGACCAGCAGAAGGCTTATGACGCGTACGTCAAGAAGCCGTTCTTCCAGAACCGCTTCCGCGACGAGAACGACGTCATGTACACGAACCCTGATGAGCCGCGGTTCGACCAGAAGCGCCAGGTGACGCAGCAGTACGGCCCCTCCCCTGTCGTCCTGGACAGCAAGGCGGGCAAGAAGACCGCGCCGCCGAAGCTGCTCGACCTGGCGTCCCTGTCCTCAATGCTCGTCGGCAAGGGTGTGAAGGCGAACCTGGCGCTCTCGACCTACCAGAAGATGTACGAGGACCAGGCCGTCTCGTACCCGCGCACGGAGGACAAGACGATCACGCCCCAGCAGTTCAAGGACCTCGCCCCGCTGGTCGACAAGATCGCTGCCGTGGTCGGCGTCGACGCTGGGCTTCTGACGCACCGCCAGCCCCGGTCCACACACGTGAAGCCCCAGGGCGCGCACGGCGCGAATCGTCCGGGACCGAAGGTGCCCTCCTCGCTGGACGAGGTCGAGCACAAGTACGGCAAGGCCGGGCGGCTCATCTACGAGATGCTCGCGAAGAACTATCTGGCCATGCTCGCCGAGGACTATCTGTACGAGCAGCAGAGGGGCCACGTGGAGAAGTACCCGGACTTCGTCGGCATCGCCAATGTGCCCAAGAGCGCCGGCTGGCGGGCCGTGTTCGATCCGGACGCCGGCGACGACACGGCCGAAGGCGACGAGAACGAGTCCTGCAAGGGCCTGGGCCATATCGCGGAGCCGTTCATCTTCGAAGGCGCGAACAAGCGTCCCGAGCATCCGACGATGAAGTGGCTCATGAAGCAGCTGGAGAAGCGTGACGTGGGCACGGGCGCGACCCGCACGTCGATCTACTCGGAGGTCACCAACGGCAGGGCGAAGTATCCGCTGCTGACCGAGAAGGGCCGCAAGGTCAGGCTGGCGCAGGCCGGCAAGATGAGCTGGCGGCTCCTGCCGGGCACGCGCATCGGCGATCTCGGGCTCACCGAGAAGGTCTACGCCGACATGCGCGACATCGCCGCCGGGACGGCGACCGCCGAGGAGCGCCTGGCGATCGTCGCCGAATGGGTGCGCGAGGACATCGCCACGATGACGAGGAACGCCGCGTCCATGCGCGCCGAGCTGGGTCTGAAGGAGCAGGTGGTCCCCGCCCGTGCCGAGGGTGTGTGGCAGGCCGCTCCGGGCGGCCCGAAGAAGGTTGTCTTCACGAAGATCTGGTCGGGCCACGAGTTCAGTGACGACGAGGTGGCGAAACTACTCGCGGGCCAGACGATCTCGTTCCAGACGAGGTCGACGGAGGGCAAGCCCTTCACGGCCACCGGTGCGCTCGGCGTCGGCGACTACAAGGGCCGCAAGTTCGTCGGGTTCCAGCTGAAGGTGCCGGACAGGCCGACGAAGTGGTCCGGCCGGACGTTCACGCCGGCGGAGGTCACGGCGCTCTTGGCGGGCCAGACCCTGGAGATCGACGACTTCGTCAGCGCGAGGACCGGTAAGACCTTCGGCTGCAAGGTCAGGTGGGACGCGAAGGCCAAGAAGATCGTCCCCGACTTCGGCTCCGGCGACGAGCCGCCGCGGTCCTGGTGCCAGGTGACCTTCACCGATGCGCAGCGCAAGGACTTGGCAGCCGGCAAGACCATCCAAGGCACGGGGTTCGTGTCGTCGCAGGGCAAGACCTTTGACGCCCGGATCTCGTGGAAGGAAAAGGGCGGCAAGAAGAGAATCGTCCCGACGTTCGGTTGA
- a CDS encoding MaoC family dehydratase gives MSPGLPHGYRTIGEDRIRESVGLSYDELAPGLVIEHRPGRTVTEVDSLLGAALSGNVAPIHTDAHYSGQTQWGRILVCSGVTLNLVAGMTVRSISGLTTANLAVDRVRFTAPVHIGDSLYAETRILTRRPSESSPGSGVITCHTTAHNQTDTDVMAFNRTFLVPLDADTVRDATNY, from the coding sequence ATGAGCCCCGGACTGCCACACGGCTACCGCACCATCGGCGAGGACCGGATCCGCGAGAGCGTCGGCCTGTCCTACGACGAGCTCGCCCCCGGCCTGGTCATCGAGCACCGGCCCGGCCGGACCGTCACCGAAGTCGACAGCTTGCTGGGAGCGGCCCTGAGCGGCAACGTCGCCCCCATCCACACCGACGCCCACTACAGCGGCCAGACCCAGTGGGGCCGCATCCTCGTCTGCTCCGGCGTCACCCTCAACCTCGTGGCCGGCATGACTGTCCGCAGCATCAGCGGCCTGACCACCGCCAACCTCGCCGTCGACCGCGTCCGCTTCACCGCCCCCGTCCACATCGGCGACAGCCTCTACGCCGAAACCAGGATCCTCACCCGCCGCCCCTCGGAAAGCAGCCCCGGCAGCGGCGTCATCACCTGCCACACCACGGCTCACAACCAGACGGACACCGACGTCATGGCCTTCAACCGGACCTTCCTGGTCCCCCTGGACGCCGACACCGTCCGCGACGCCACCAACTACTAG